Part of the Kitasatospora sp. NBC_00374 genome is shown below.
GCGCGGCCACGGCGACCTGCCGGCCGACCTGCTCGGCCGGCTGATCAAGCAGCTGGGGCGGTCGCGACGCGGCTCCCGCGGGGTGCCCGGGTTCACCCCGTCGGGCATCTCGGACCGCGAGAGCGACATCCTGCGGCTGGTCGCCGACGGATGGGACACCGGGGAGATCGCGGGGGAGCTCTCGTACTCGGAGCGGACCGTGAAGAACGTCCTGCACGGCCTGACCACCCGCCTCAACCTGCGCAACCGGGCCCACGCCGTGGCCCACGCGCTGCGCGAGGGCTACATCTAGGTCCGATGCGCCGCCGCCCGGGCCGGCGCGGGCCCTCAGTGGCAGGTGGCCCCGGAGGTCTTCCAGCTGGCGGCGTCGACCATGGTGCTGGGGGCGAAGGACTCCGCGGGCATCTCCCGGCCGTTCCTGAGCCGCTCGAAGACGGTCTGGACGGCGAGCGCGCCGACGGCCCTGCCGTTGATGAACAGGGCGGCCCGCATGCCGGTCGGTCTGCCGGAGACCCAGCTGCGGCACGCGAGGTAGGCGCCGAGGCCGACGCCGATCACGTTGTCGGGGCTGACCCCGGCCTCCTGCAGGGCGGTGACGGCGCCCAGGACGTTCTCGTCGTTGCAGCCCCAGACCACCCAGTGCCGGACGCCGGGGCGCTCGGCCGCGACCGTCGCCGCGACCTTCTGCTGCGCGCCGGCCACCGTGTTGTCCGTGCCGAGGTCGAGCGTGGCCACCTGGCCCGCCTGCAGGAAGGCCTCGGCCGCACCGTCGACCCGCTCCCGGCAGACGCTCACGTCGTGCCGCCAGACCGAGACCACCCGGGTGTCGGCCGCCTTCCACCCGGCCTTGCGGTACTCCTGGGCCGCCCGCCGGCCGACCTCGAAGCCCGTCTGCGCGCCGCTGAAGCCCACCCGGGGTACCAGCCGCTGGTGGGCGCACACGGTGGGGTCGGCCAGGTTGGTGCAGATCTGGTCGTCGGAGGTCAGCAGCGCGACCCCGGCGTCCCGGGTGATCTTCGCGACCTGCGGGCCCACCGCCGGGTCCGGCACCACGACGATCACACCGTGGGCCCCGCCGTCGACGGCGGAGCGGACCTCCCGGACGGTCCGGTCGGCGTCCGTGCCGACATCGACCACCTTCAGCTCGACGCCGAGTTCGGCGGCCCTGGCCCTGGCCCCGTCCGCCTCGTCGAGGAAGTACTGCTGGTCCCCCTGCTTCTGCAGGTAGACGAGCGAGATCGGGCCCTTGACCCGGGCCGTCCCGTCCGAGGACTTCTGCTGCCCGGGAGAGCAGGCGGGGAGGCAGAGCACGGTGAGAGCGGCGATGACGGCGACTCTCGTACGGTGCGCCGTTGCACGGAACATGAGGCCCTCTGGCGAGTGTCACGGATCGAGGGCCGCCGGTCCGCGAGCGGTCGGTTGCGCTGATCCTGGGGGGCAGGCGTGGGCCGGTGGCCGGACCACGTCTCGGAGCAGGGGGCAGCGCGCCGGTCGGACGGCGCCGAGCCACCACTGTTGGTTGTAGCGGGTGTTGCGGGTCCATCGCCGGAACGACTCGCCGTGGCGGGCGTACTGGCCCCGACCTGCGCCGGTACTGGCGAACTCCCCTTCGAATCGAGGCACTTGACATCGCACCCGCCGGCGCTCGCCCCGGGCCCGGCGTGCCGGTCGGCGGGCCGGGCCACCGACCGGCAGAGTGGACCCGTGCGCATCCTGCTGATCTCGGACACCCACGTCCCGTCCCGCGCCCGCCGGCTGCCGGACGCCCTGCTGACGGCCGTCGACGAGGCGGACGTCGTCGTGCACGCCGGTGACTGGGTCGACGAGGCCACCCTCGACCTGCTGGAGTCCCGGGCCCGGCGGCTGGTCGCCGTGTACGGCAACAACGACGGCCCGGCCCTGCGCGAACGGCTGCCCGAGGTGGCCCGGGCCGACCTCGACGGCCTGCGGCTCGCCGTCGTCCACGAGACCGGCCCGGCGCAGGGCCGCGAGCGGCGCTGCGACGACCGGTTTCCCGACGTGGACGTGCTGGTGTTCGGGCACAGCCACATCCCCTGGGACACCGTGAGCCCTGCGGGCCTGCGCCTGCTGAACCCGGGATCACCCACCGACCGCCGGCGCCAACCCGCCTGCACCTTCCTGACGGCGGCGATCACCGGAGGGCGCCTGGCCGAGGTCCGCCTGCACGAGCTGCCCCCGCACACCCGACCGGGCGACCGGAGCCGCCCCGACGCTTGAGCGCGGCCCCGGCGGGTACGTGCCGATCATGAGCACCTCTTCCCGCGAGAACCACGCCCGCCAGACCGCCGCGGGGGAGGAGCCGGGCCGCGACCGCCGCACCGCCGACACCACCGGAGTCGAGCCCCTCACCCTCGGCGTCGAGGAGGAGTACCTGCTGCTCGATCCGGACTCCGGCCTGCCGCTGCCCAGGGTCGAGGAGGTCCGGGCCGCGGCCGACCTGCATCCCGCGCTGGAGAGCGCCGAGGTGCAGCCGGAGCTGCTCCAGTCCCAGGTGGAGATCGCCACCCCGGTCTGCCGGGACCTCTCCGAGGTGGGCGGCCACCTGCTGCGCCTGCGGCACTCCCTCGCGTCCGCCGCCGAGTCCTCCGGCTGCCACCTGGCGGCCTGCGGCACCGCCCCGTACGCGGACACCACCCCTCCGGCGATCACCGACGCACCGCGCTACCGCTCCATCCGCCAGGACTTCTCCCGGCTCGCCGACGAGAACCTGATCAACGGCATGCACGTCCACGTCGGGATCCCCGACCGGCAGACCGGTGTCGCCGTCCTCAACCGCCTGCGGCCGTGGCTGCCGCTGCTCGTCGGGCTGGCCGCGAACTCCCCGCTCTGGTACGGCACCGACACCGGCTTCTCCAGCTGGCGCACGGTCGTCTTCAACCGCTGGCCGATCAGTGGCGTGCCGCCGCGGTTCGCCGACGCGGACGACTACGACCGGCGGATCACCGAGCTCCAGGACGCCCGGATGATCCGGGACCGCGGGCAGCTCTACTGGCAGGCCCGCCTGTCCGAGCGCTACCCGACGCTGGAGGTCCGGGCGATGGACGTGCAGTTGCGCGCCGACGAGGCCGTGATGCTCGCCGGGCTGGTCCGGGCGCTGGCCACCACCGTGATGCTGGAGGAGCGGGACGGGCACCCGGCGCCCGAGCGGACACCGGAGAGTCTGGCCGGGGCCGGCTGGCATGCCGCCCGGTACGGCATGACCGAGGCGCTGCACGACCCGGCGACCGGGCGGCTGCGGCGGGTCGGGGACGTGGTCAGCGATCTCGTCGAGTACCTGACCCCGGCGCTGGCGCTCGCGGGGGACGAGCGGCAGGTGACCTCCCTGCTCCACCGGCTGCTGCAGGAGGGGAACGGCGCCGACCGGCAGCGCCGCGCGCTGGAGAAGCACGGGCGCCGCGGGCTGGTCGACATGATCGCCGAGGAGAGCGCCGCCTCCTGACCCGCCGCGGTGGGAGAGGTTGCCGCGGCGGCGGATCTCCGTCGCGCCCGGAGCGGGCGTCAGCTCGCCGCGGACGGCCGGATGTTCTGGTTGAGCCGGAACAGGTTGGTCGGGTCGTACTCGTCCTTGACCCGCACCAGCCGGTCGTGGACGGCCTCCGGGTACGCGGCACGCACCTTGTCCTCGGCCGCGTCACCGGTGAAGTTGACGTACGTCGAGCCGTTGCCGTGCCGCGCGATGTCCTCCCGGGCCGCCCGGGCCCACGCGGCGTGCCTGTCGAAGCCGGCCGCCTCCGGGGAGCGCGCGATCACGTTGCACATGACGCCCGCGTCCCGCTGGCTGAAGGCGGTCGCGTCCGCCGGGATCCGGGCGAAGGCGCCGCCCAGCTGGTGCAGGTGCACCTCGCTGAAGGGCGTCGGCGTCGCCAGGTGAGCGTCCAGCACCGACTCGATCGCCGCGTCGGTCGGCTCGATGAAGGCCGAGGTGAAGTAGTTGTGGGCGCCGCGCGTCCACAGCGGATCCAGCAGCGCCTGCATGCCGAGGTACGGCATCGGGCCCAGGACGTCGGCGATCGGGGTGCCGAGCGAGCGCAGCGGCCGGACGGCCGCCTCCCCGGCCTCGGCGGGGCCGGCGTACATCGCCACGATCACCACGACCCGGGTGCCGTGCACCTCCTCGGGCAGGAACGGCAGCGGGGGCGCCGTGGTGAGGTTGACCAGCGTGGTCAGCTCGTCGGGCATCCCGCCGCAGGCCTCGCGCCACCGGGTGATCACCTCTCGGGCCTCGTCGAGCGGGTAGACGACCAGCCCGGCGAGCACCTGCGGCCCCACCGGGTGCAGCTCGAACTCGAACGAGGTGACGACCCCGAAGTTGCCGCCGCCGCCGCGCAGTGCCCAGAACAGGTCGGCGTTCTCCTCGGCACTGGCGTGCACCAGCCGGCCGTCCGCGGTGACGACGTCGGCGGCCACCAGGTTGTCGCTCGCCAGACCGTCCCGGCGGACCAGCCAGCCGAACCCGCCGCCGAGGGTGAAGCCGGCGATCCCGGTCGAGGTGACCAGGCCGCCGGTCACCGCGAGGCCGAAGGCCTGGGTCTCGTGGTCGAGCTCCCCCCAGGTCAGCCCGGGCTGGGCGACCACCCGGCGGCGGTCGGGGTCGACCCGCACACCCTTCATCGCGGACAGGTCGATGACGATCCCGCCGTCGCAGGTCGAGAAGCCGGCGATGCTGTGGCCGCCGCCGCGCACCGCGACGAGCAGGTCCTGGCTGCGGGCGAACTCGACCGCCCGGATCACGTCGGCCGTCCCGGCGCAGCGCACCACCAGGGCCGGCCGCCGGTCGTGGGCGGCGTTCCAGACCGCCCTGGCCTCGTCGTACGCGGGGTCGTCGGGGCGTACCAGGGTGCCGCGCAGCGCGGCCTCCAGCTCGCCGATGGTGGCGTCCCCGAGGACTCCCTCTGCCGTGTCGATGGACATCGTCGGCCTCCTTGCTCCGGGTTGCGGCTCCGGGTCTCGCTTCGATACCGGGAACGTTAGGAGGCGCCGCTTTGCAGCGGGTTAGCGGCGGCTTTGCACCACCGTGCGCCGCAGGTGGGCCAGGCCCCGGGCATCACCCAGCCGGGTGAAGAACGCCAGTGCGCGGGCGTCGGCCGCGTCGGCGGCGGCCCGGTCGCCCTCCTGCCGGGCGAGCTCGGAGAGCATGACCGCGACCCAGCCGACGGCGCACACCGACCCGGGCACGCCGTCGAGCTCCAGCGCCCGGACGAACAGTGCCCTGGCCCCGGGGAGGTCGCCGGCGGCGCGGGCCACCAGACCGAGGTGGAGCAGGCTGTTGGTGAGACCCGGAATGTCGTCGG
Proteins encoded:
- a CDS encoding glutamate--cysteine ligase, producing MSTSSRENHARQTAAGEEPGRDRRTADTTGVEPLTLGVEEEYLLLDPDSGLPLPRVEEVRAAADLHPALESAEVQPELLQSQVEIATPVCRDLSEVGGHLLRLRHSLASAAESSGCHLAACGTAPYADTTPPAITDAPRYRSIRQDFSRLADENLINGMHVHVGIPDRQTGVAVLNRLRPWLPLLVGLAANSPLWYGTDTGFSSWRTVVFNRWPISGVPPRFADADDYDRRITELQDARMIRDRGQLYWQARLSERYPTLEVRAMDVQLRADEAVMLAGLVRALATTVMLEERDGHPAPERTPESLAGAGWHAARYGMTEALHDPATGRLRRVGDVVSDLVEYLTPALALAGDERQVTSLLHRLLQEGNGADRQRRALEKHGRRGLVDMIAEESAAS
- a CDS encoding FAD-binding oxidoreductase; the protein is MSIDTAEGVLGDATIGELEAALRGTLVRPDDPAYDEARAVWNAAHDRRPALVVRCAGTADVIRAVEFARSQDLLVAVRGGGHSIAGFSTCDGGIVIDLSAMKGVRVDPDRRRVVAQPGLTWGELDHETQAFGLAVTGGLVTSTGIAGFTLGGGFGWLVRRDGLASDNLVAADVVTADGRLVHASAEENADLFWALRGGGGNFGVVTSFEFELHPVGPQVLAGLVVYPLDEAREVITRWREACGGMPDELTTLVNLTTAPPLPFLPEEVHGTRVVVIVAMYAGPAEAGEAAVRPLRSLGTPIADVLGPMPYLGMQALLDPLWTRGAHNYFTSAFIEPTDAAIESVLDAHLATPTPFSEVHLHQLGGAFARIPADATAFSQRDAGVMCNVIARSPEAAGFDRHAAWARAAREDIARHGNGSTYVNFTGDAAEDKVRAAYPEAVHDRLVRVKDEYDPTNLFRLNQNIRPSAAS
- a CDS encoding metallophosphoesterase, producing the protein MRILLISDTHVPSRARRLPDALLTAVDEADVVVHAGDWVDEATLDLLESRARRLVAVYGNNDGPALRERLPEVARADLDGLRLAVVHETGPAQGRERRCDDRFPDVDVLVFGHSHIPWDTVSPAGLRLLNPGSPTDRRRQPACTFLTAAITGGRLAEVRLHELPPHTRPGDRSRPDA
- a CDS encoding substrate-binding domain-containing protein, whose product is MFRATAHRTRVAVIAALTVLCLPACSPGQQKSSDGTARVKGPISLVYLQKQGDQQYFLDEADGARARAAELGVELKVVDVGTDADRTVREVRSAVDGGAHGVIVVVPDPAVGPQVAKITRDAGVALLTSDDQICTNLADPTVCAHQRLVPRVGFSGAQTGFEVGRRAAQEYRKAGWKAADTRVVSVWRHDVSVCRERVDGAAEAFLQAGQVATLDLGTDNTVAGAQQKVAATVAAERPGVRHWVVWGCNDENVLGAVTALQEAGVSPDNVIGVGLGAYLACRSWVSGRPTGMRAALFINGRAVGALAVQTVFERLRNGREMPAESFAPSTMVDAASWKTSGATCH